The sequence GGCAGCTGAGAGGCTCAGCGCTCACCAGGCGTCGATGGCCCGTTGGTGGGTGAGCCGCAACCGGCCCTGCCCGCCTGGGCAAAGCGCCACCAGGTCGACGCGAAGTCCCTCGTCGACCGACCCGTGCACGGCTGACCTGTAACGGCCGAGGGCTGCCCGCAGGCGCCGTAGGCGCTGCCGGTCGATGCTCTCCAGCGGATCGCCGGCCCGGCCCGTCCGACGGACCTTGACCTCGATCGCAACGAGCACACCGTCAGGATCCCGCGCGACGAGATCGAGTTCGCCCTCAGGGCAGCGCCAGCGTCGGGCGAGGATCGTCCAGCCGCGCGTCTCGAGCCAGGTGGCGGCCGCCGCTTCAGCACGCTCCCCAAGCGCATGTCGCGGATCTGGCACCAGGTTCGCTCCTCGGCGGGAGGCGAGCAGCGATTCTCCCTATTCCTCGGGGTCCAGCTCCTCTTCCGTCAATACCAGA is a genomic window of Chloroflexota bacterium containing:
- a CDS encoding YraN family protein — protein: MPDPRHALGERAEAAAATWLETRGWTILARRWRCPEGELDLVARDPDGVLVAIEVKVRRTGRAGDPLESIDRQRLRRLRAALGRYRSAVHGSVDEGLRVDLVALCPGGQGRLRLTHQRAIDAW